The Archangium primigenium genomic interval AGGGTGCGCGCGGAAGCCGAGCGGATGGACATCCAGGAGCCGCTCGCTCAGTTGGAGACGGACGGCTACGCGCGGCTCGGGCGGGTGCTCTCGGACGAGGGGCTCGCCGCGCTGCGCGAGCGCTCGGAGGACCTGATGCTCGGGCGCGTCCCCGACCCCGGGCTCTTCTTCCAGATGGATGCCCGCACGGGCCAGTACGACGACACGGGGCTCGGCTGGCGGGGCCCCTCGCTCGCGTACCGGAAGATCGAGCGGCTGGAGAAGGACGAGCGTTTCCTCGCGTGGATCTCCAACCCCCTGTTCGAGCGCGTGGCGCGCGCGCGCATCGCCGGGGGCGTCGTGCTCTACCGCGCCATCCTCTTCAACAAGGGCGAGCCGGGCGGCGGCGCCATCCGCTGGCACCAGGACGGCGGGACGCTCTGGGGCCTGAGCCAGGAGCCGGAGCTGCAGATCTGGACCGCGCTGGATGACGCCCCGGTGGACGGCGGCTGTCTGGAGGTGATTCCGGGCACCCACCGTCAGGGGCTCGCGCGGCCCATGGGCGGCGTCATTCCGGACGAGCGACTGGTGGCGGAGCGGGCCGAGGAGCGGGCCGTGGCCCTGCCCGTCCAGGCCGGCGAGGTGGTGCTGCTGCACAACCAGCTCTGGCACCGCTCGGGGCCGAGCCGCGAGGGCCAGCGTCGGCGCGGCTTCTCCATCTGTTACATGAGCGCCACCACGCGCTGCCTGCGCAAGAAGCACACCCCCCGCGTCTTCTTCCCCGTGTTCGCGGAGCGGCCCGGCCCGTGACGACCAACCAGGGCCATGCCTACCGCGAGCAGCTCGGTCCCGAGGCCCGGGGCGGCAGCACGCTCGACTACCTCGTGCGGACCTATGCCCACTCCACGCCCGAGGTGTGGCGCGAGCGGCTGGCCCGGGGCGAGGTCCTGCTCGACGGCGTGACCGCGACGGGCGAGGAGCGGCTGGAGTCCGGCCAGTGGCTCGTGTGGAACCGGCCCCCGTGGGAGGAGAAGCCCGCGCCGCGCGACTACACGCTCGTGTACGAGGACGCGTCGCTGCTCGCGGTGGACAAGCCGGGGGGCCTGCCCACGGTGCCCGGAGGCGGCTTCCTCGTGAACACGCTGCTCGGCGTCGTGCGCGAGCGCTTCCCCGAGGCCAGTCCCCTGCACCGCCTGGGACGGGGCACCTCGGGCCTGGTGCTGTTCGCGCGCACGCACGACGCGGCCTCCAAGCTGTCCCGGGCCTGGCGCGAGCACACGGTGGACAAGCGCTACCGGGCGCTCTCCCACGGCGTGGCCGCCCAGGACACCTACGACATCACCGCGCCCATCGGCGAGGGGCCCCACCCCGTCATGGGCCGCGTGCCCATGGCCTCGCCCACCGGCAAGGCCTCGCGCAGCCTCGCCCGGGTGCTCCAGCGGCACGCGGCGAGCACCCTCTTCGAGGTGGACATCCAGACGGGCCGCTCCCAGCAGATCCGCATCCACCTGGCCTTCATCGGCCACCCCCTGGAGGGAGACCCCGTCTACGTCGCCGGGGGCGTGCCCCATGCCGAGCACCCGGGACGGCTCGGGGACAGTGGCTATCTGCTGCACGCCGAGCGCCTGGGCTTCGAGCACCCCCTCACCGGCGAGCGGCTGGTCCTCCACGCCCCGCCCCCGGAGGGACTCCGAGTGAAGTAGAACCCTCTCCATTCCATTGGAGACAGCCATGCGTCGCTTCGAGTTCATCGACGGCTCCTCGCAGAAGTTCTGGGAGATCTCCCTCGCGGGCACGGACTTCACGGTGCGCTGGGGCCGCATCGGCACCGAGGGCCAGACGCAGCACAAGTCCTTCCCCTCCGCCGCCAAGGCCCAGGCCGAGCACGACAAGCTCGTCGCCGAGAAGCAGAAGAAGGGCTACACCGAGGGCACGCCCGCCAGCGCCGCCCCGAAGCCGCCCCGGACGAAGACCCCCGCGCCTCCGCCCGCGCCGGCCCCGCCGCCCGCCGCGCCACCCTCCGGGCCCATCGCCTGGACGCCCGAGCTGCTCGACGCCGTGCACCCCCGGCGCGGGGGCGTCCCCGTGTCCGTCCGCGCGCCGCTCGAGCCCAAGAAGGCCTGGGCCCTGGTGCGCCAGGACTTCAAGAAGAAGGGACCCGACCCGGAGGCCAAGGACAAACACAAACACAACCTCATGGCCCGCTCCCGGGCCGTCCTCGCGCGCCTCCAGGAAGACACCCCGCGCCTCGGCACGCCCGAGGAAGACGCCCTGCTGCTCGGGTGCCTCCAGCATCGGACCCAGTGGCGCGAGAAGACCCGGGTGGATCCCGCCATCGACCTGCTCTTCGCGCTGGGCGGGCCCGTCCACGCGACCCACGCCGCGCTCCTGTCGATGGACCTCCACGTCGTGGAGCTCGCCCAGCAGCGCAAGGCCGTGCGTCAAGGTCCGCCCCGGGACACGTATTACAACGGCATGCAGCACGGGAACCTCGGGGGACTGCCCCGGCTGCGCGCCCTGCTCGCCACCCAGACCACGGACAAGGACTACCGGGCCGCCCGGGACCTCGCCGCCTCCCTGCGCGAGACCGAGGAGGAGCTCCGCTCCGCCGCCGCCTACCTCTTCCCCACGGAGGCCGCCTGGGTGCACGCCGAGGCCCAGGTCTTCGCCCAGAAGAAGGGCGAGCCCTTCATCCTGTACAGCCTCTCGGACCCCCGCGCGCTCGACACGGTCGCGCCCCACGTCGATCTGGAGCTGCTGCTGACGTTCGAGGACAGCCCCCTGGCCTCGCTGCTCGATGGCGTGGGCCCGCGGCTCGCCGGCTTCCTCGGCGCCCTGTTGACCCAGACCCAGGAGAAAGAGGAGCCCCTCGAGCGCGCGGCCCTGCGCCTCTGGGCCGGGCTCGTCTCCCGCATCGACTCGGACGAGGCGATGACCCTGCTGCTCGAGCGGTCGGAGAAGGAGATGCTCCCCCTGCTGCGCGAGCAGTGCCTGCGTGTGCCCTCGCGCGCCGCGCGCCTGCTGCCCCGCTGGGCGCTGCTGCCGGGCAAGGACGGTGCCGGGCCCCGGGAGCTGCTCGGACTGCTGGCCGCGCGCCACCCCGAGGCCCTCCAGACCGCGCTCCCCGAGTTGTCCGAGCCGGAGCGCGCCGTCCTCCTCCGGCTCCAAGGCCAGGCGGCCCAGGAAGTCCCCGAGGCGCCCGCCGCGCGTTTGCCCCCGGTGCTCGCCACCCCGCCCTGGCGCTCCGGCCGGCCTCCCGAGGCCCCGCCCGTGCTCAGCGGCGTCTCGCCCCCGGCCCTCGCCGACGCCCTGGTCTGGCGGGAGGGTGAGCGCGAGGCATGGCTGGGACGCGGGGGCCCGTCCTACGAGTCCTACCCGTCCTTCACCGCGTCCCAGTGGAGCGCCCTGGAGAAGAAGCTCGCCCAGGCCAAGCCCAAGGTCCGCGAGCAAATGCTGGATGGCGAGTTCTTCGCCCACGCCCCCGAGGCCCTCGCGTCGAAGTACCTGGACACGCTCGGGTTCGACTACGACACCCTGCGCTGGATGCCCCGCATCATCGCCCACCTGGGCCTGGCCACGCTCCCCGCCGTGGAGCGCGGCGTCGCCGAGAAGGGCGGCAACACCCTCTCGCTGCTGATGCCCTTGGGCGCCAGCTCGCTCGCGCCGCGCATGGCCGAGGCCCTGGGTGGCAAGAAGTCGCGGAGCGAGGCCCAGGACTGGCTCCTGCGCCACCCCGCGCACGCCACCACCGGTCTGCTCGCGCCCGCGCTCGGCAAGCCGGGCAAGGCCCGGGACGCCGCCCTCGCCGCCCTGCGCCTGCTCGCCGCCCAGGGACAGAGGACCACGGTCCTGGACGTGGCCCGGAAGACGTCCCCCGAGGTGCTCGCGGCCGTCCAGCGGGTGCTCGACTTCGATCCGCTCCAGCTCTTCCCGGCCAGGCTGCCCCAGCTTCCCGCCGCGCTCGGCATCGGCGCGCTGCCCGCGCCCCTGCTCGCCGACCGCTCCGCGAAGCTGCCTCCGGCCGCCGTCGAGGCCCTCGCCACCCTGCTGGCCTTCTCGCCCCTCGACGAGCCCTACGCCGGCCTCGCCCAGGTCAAGGCCACCTGTGACCGCCCGAGCCTCGCCCGCTTCGCCTGGGCCCTCTTCGAGGCGTGGCTGCTGGCTGGCGCTCCCAGCAAGGAGGGCTGGTGCCTCCTGGCGCTCGGCCACCTGGGCGATGACGACACCGCGCGCAAGCTCGCGCCCCTCATCCGCCAGTGGCCTGGAGAAACCGCCCACGCCCGCGCCGTCACCGGCCTGGACGTGCTCGCCACCATCGGCACCGACGTCACCCTCATCTACCTCAACGGCATCGCCGAGAAGGTCAAGTTCAAGGGCCTCCAGCAGAAGGCCCAGGAGAAGATCGCCCAGATCGCCGAGGCCCGGGGACTGACACGGGAAGAGTTGGGCGACCGATTGGTACCGGACCTGGGACTCGATGCACAGGGTTCACTCACCCTGGACTTCGGGCCACGTGCCTTCACGGTGGGCTTCGACGAGCAACTCAAGCCCTTCGTGCGCGGCGCCGATGGCAGCCCGCTCAAGGACCTGCCCAAGCCCACCCAGAAGGACGACGCCGACAAGGCCCAGGCCGCCGCCGCGCAATGGACGGCGCTCAAGAAGGACGCGAAGACGGCGGCCAGCCTGCAAATCCTGCGGATGGAGTTGGCCATGTGCGCCCGGCGCCGCTGGAGCGCGGACGTGTTCCGTCAGTTCTTCGTCGAGCACCCGCTGCTCATCCACGTGGTGCGCCGCCTCGTCTGGGGCACCTACTCCCCCGAGGGCGCGCTCACCGCCACCTTCCGCGTGGCCGAGGACCGCTCGCTGGCGGACGCGAACGACGACACGTGGTCGCTGCCCGAGGACGCGCGCGTGGGCCTGCCCCATGCCCTGGAGCTGGACGCCCGGACCGCCGGGCTCTGGGGCCAGGTCCTCGCCGACTACCAGTTGCTCCAGCCCTTCCCCCAGCTTGGCCGCCCCACCTACGCGATGACGCCCGCGGAGAAGACCGCCACGAGCCTGGAGCGCGTGAAGGGCCTCAAGCTGCCCGCGGGCAAGGTGCTCGGCCTGGAGAAGCGCGGCTGGCGCCGGGGAGCGCCCCAGGACGCGGGCGTGGTGGAGTGGATGGAGAAACCGCTGGGCGGGGCGCTCCAGGCCGAGCTCGAGCTCGATGAAGGCCTCTACACGGGCATGATCTCCGAGTCGCCCGAGCAGACGCTCGGGAGCGTGGTGCTCCGGACGCGTCAGGGCTGGGAGCAGGGAGAGCCCCAACGCCTGGGCCCGCTCGACCCCATCCTCTTCTCCG includes:
- a CDS encoding phytanoyl-CoA dioxygenase family protein, whose product is MRVRAEAERMDIQEPLAQLETDGYARLGRVLSDEGLAALRERSEDLMLGRVPDPGLFFQMDARTGQYDDTGLGWRGPSLAYRKIERLEKDERFLAWISNPLFERVARARIAGGVVLYRAILFNKGEPGGGAIRWHQDGGTLWGLSQEPELQIWTALDDAPVDGGCLEVIPGTHRQGLARPMGGVIPDERLVAERAEERAVALPVQAGEVVLLHNQLWHRSGPSREGQRRRGFSICYMSATTRCLRKKHTPRVFFPVFAERPGP
- a CDS encoding pseudouridine synthase encodes the protein MTTNQGHAYREQLGPEARGGSTLDYLVRTYAHSTPEVWRERLARGEVLLDGVTATGEERLESGQWLVWNRPPWEEKPAPRDYTLVYEDASLLAVDKPGGLPTVPGGGFLVNTLLGVVRERFPEASPLHRLGRGTSGLVLFARTHDAASKLSRAWREHTVDKRYRALSHGVAAQDTYDITAPIGEGPHPVMGRVPMASPTGKASRSLARVLQRHAASTLFEVDIQTGRSQQIRIHLAFIGHPLEGDPVYVAGGVPHAEHPGRLGDSGYLLHAERLGFEHPLTGERLVLHAPPPEGLRVK
- a CDS encoding DUF4132 domain-containing protein, which codes for MRRFEFIDGSSQKFWEISLAGTDFTVRWGRIGTEGQTQHKSFPSAAKAQAEHDKLVAEKQKKGYTEGTPASAAPKPPRTKTPAPPPAPAPPPAAPPSGPIAWTPELLDAVHPRRGGVPVSVRAPLEPKKAWALVRQDFKKKGPDPEAKDKHKHNLMARSRAVLARLQEDTPRLGTPEEDALLLGCLQHRTQWREKTRVDPAIDLLFALGGPVHATHAALLSMDLHVVELAQQRKAVRQGPPRDTYYNGMQHGNLGGLPRLRALLATQTTDKDYRAARDLAASLRETEEELRSAAAYLFPTEAAWVHAEAQVFAQKKGEPFILYSLSDPRALDTVAPHVDLELLLTFEDSPLASLLDGVGPRLAGFLGALLTQTQEKEEPLERAALRLWAGLVSRIDSDEAMTLLLERSEKEMLPLLREQCLRVPSRAARLLPRWALLPGKDGAGPRELLGLLAARHPEALQTALPELSEPERAVLLRLQGQAAQEVPEAPAARLPPVLATPPWRSGRPPEAPPVLSGVSPPALADALVWREGEREAWLGRGGPSYESYPSFTASQWSALEKKLAQAKPKVREQMLDGEFFAHAPEALASKYLDTLGFDYDTLRWMPRIIAHLGLATLPAVERGVAEKGGNTLSLLMPLGASSLAPRMAEALGGKKSRSEAQDWLLRHPAHATTGLLAPALGKPGKARDAALAALRLLAAQGQRTTVLDVARKTSPEVLAAVQRVLDFDPLQLFPARLPQLPAALGIGALPAPLLADRSAKLPPAAVEALATLLAFSPLDEPYAGLAQVKATCDRPSLARFAWALFEAWLLAGAPSKEGWCLLALGHLGDDDTARKLAPLIRQWPGETAHARAVTGLDVLATIGTDVTLIYLNGIAEKVKFKGLQQKAQEKIAQIAEARGLTREELGDRLVPDLGLDAQGSLTLDFGPRAFTVGFDEQLKPFVRGADGSPLKDLPKPTQKDDADKAQAAAAQWTALKKDAKTAASLQILRMELAMCARRRWSADVFRQFFVEHPLLIHVVRRLVWGTYSPEGALTATFRVAEDRSLADANDDTWSLPEDARVGLPHALELDARTAGLWGQVLADYQLLQPFPQLGRPTYAMTPAEKTATSLERVKGLKLPAGKVLGLEKRGWRRGAPQDAGVVEWMEKPLGGALQAELELDEGLYTGMISESPEQTLGSVVLRTRQGWEQGEPQRLGPLDPILFSELVRDLEGLRPG